The following proteins are co-located in the Flectobacillus major DSM 103 genome:
- a CDS encoding mCpol domain-containing protein, whose protein sequence is MKYKFAFFDGDNVGSTIEILLLENKVLDAKNLSENINKAINEIKQFLEDKGEVLIAGGDDILVKLHDDDKFIEVLNSIGEIFFGKTGLTISGGVGDDIKTAIYELSIAKLYGKNQIKFSK, encoded by the coding sequence ATGAAATACAAATTTGCTTTTTTTGATGGTGATAATGTTGGTAGTACTATCGAAATATTACTTTTGGAAAATAAAGTTTTGGATGCTAAAAATCTTTCTGAAAATATTAATAAAGCTATAAATGAAATAAAACAATTTTTAGAAGATAAAGGTGAAGTTTTAATTGCGGGGGGGGATGATATTTTAGTAAAGCTGCATGATGATGATAAGTTTATTGAGGTTCTTAATTCAATAGGTGAAATATTTTTTGGGAAAACGGGATTAACTATAAGTGGTGGAGTTGGTGATGATATAAAAACTGCAATTTATGAACTAAGTATTGCAAAATTATATGGTAAGAATCAAATAAAATTTTCTAAATAA
- a CDS encoding DUF6471 domain-containing protein gives MSEWNNKVKRILKSELVKRGLSTEDLTNLLNENGCTETKSSVDSKISRGTFSASFFMQCLYVIGCTKIEIEEYRSTFMISEPSVLMVAEPNDEYKTVKDDN, from the coding sequence ATGTCTGAATGGAATAATAAAGTCAAACGAATACTCAAATCAGAGTTAGTAAAACGTGGTTTGTCCACCGAAGATTTAACCAATTTGTTAAACGAAAACGGTTGTACTGAAACGAAATCAAGCGTTGATAGTAAAATTAGTCGTGGTACTTTTAGTGCTTCTTTTTTTATGCAATGTCTGTATGTCATAGGTTGTACAAAAATTGAAATTGAAGAATACCGCTCTACTTTTATGATTTCGGAACCGTCTGTTTTGATGGTTGCTGAACCTAATGATGAATATAAAACTGTGAAAGATGACAACTAA
- the dcm gene encoding DNA (cytosine-5-)-methyltransferase, with protein MTTKLKFIDLFAGLGGIRLGFEQACQDRGIETECVLTSEIKPYAIQTLKHNHHHENFVGDIFQVKNEDIPPFDFLFGGFPCQPFSASGKRNGFADTRGTLFFEIERIIKHHQPKGFILENVEGLVKHDLENKHDEIGRTLKTILHKLENELDYQVSWKVLDSVNFGVPQSRKRVFIVGTKTEKVSLDNFEPTYKVLKDILESGKPTMNTDFTKKLLSHFTVEELYGKSIKDKRGGENNIHSWDIGIKGECSKDQINLLNRLFKERRKKQWASEIGIDWMDGMPLTLSQIQSFFPANNLFENVDVKSLLDDLVEKGYIKFEHPKKLVSENTENGVITSRVYDETKPKGYNIVTGKLSFEINKILNPFEIAPTLVATDMVKIVVPDGKGIRKLTIREGLRIFGYPENYEIPVKESLAFDLLGNTVVVPVIKAVAERILDALEVSEYEMLETENAGIRV; from the coding sequence ATGACAACTAAATTAAAATTTATAGATTTATTCGCTGGTCTTGGAGGTATTCGTCTTGGTTTTGAACAAGCTTGTCAAGATAGAGGAATTGAAACAGAATGTGTTTTAACTTCTGAAATTAAACCTTATGCGATACAAACGTTAAAACATAATCATCATCACGAAAATTTTGTAGGCGATATTTTTCAAGTTAAAAATGAGGATATTCCGCCATTTGATTTTTTGTTCGGTGGTTTTCCTTGTCAGCCGTTTAGTGCAAGTGGAAAACGCAATGGTTTTGCCGATACAAGAGGAACTTTGTTTTTTGAAATAGAACGAATTATTAAACACCACCAACCAAAAGGATTTATCCTTGAAAATGTTGAAGGTTTGGTAAAACACGATTTAGAAAACAAACACGATGAAATAGGCAGAACCTTAAAAACTATTTTGCATAAACTTGAAAATGAGTTAGATTATCAAGTGTCTTGGAAAGTTTTAGATAGCGTTAATTTTGGCGTTCCACAGTCAAGAAAAAGAGTTTTTATAGTCGGTACAAAAACTGAAAAAGTGTCATTAGATAATTTTGAGCCAACTTATAAAGTTTTGAAAGATATTTTAGAAAGTGGTAAACCAACAATGAATACTGATTTTACTAAAAAATTACTTTCACATTTTACGGTTGAGGAACTTTATGGAAAGTCAATAAAGGACAAACGTGGAGGCGAAAATAATATTCATAGTTGGGATATTGGTATAAAAGGCGAATGTTCAAAAGACCAAATAAATTTACTAAATAGGCTTTTTAAAGAACGTAGGAAAAAGCAATGGGCAAGTGAAATTGGTATTGATTGGATGGATGGAATGCCTTTAACTTTAAGTCAAATTCAGTCATTTTTTCCTGCGAATAATTTGTTTGAAAATGTTGATGTAAAATCACTTTTAGATGATTTGGTTGAAAAAGGTTATATAAAATTCGAACATCCAAAAAAATTAGTCTCTGAAAATACAGAGAACGGTGTAATTACTTCTCGTGTATATGATGAAACAAAACCAAAAGGCTACAATATTGTAACTGGAAAATTGAGTTTTGAAATAAATAAAATCTTAAATCCTTTTGAAATAGCACCGACATTGGTTGCAACTGATATGGTTAAAATTGTTGTTCCCGATGGCAAAGGAATAAGAAAACTAACCATAAGAGAAGGTTTAAGAATTTTTGGTTATCCCGAAAATTACGAGATTCCTGTCAAAGAAAGTTTAGCATTTGATTTGTTGGGAAATACTGTTGTCGTTCCTGTTATCAAAGCAGTTGCAGAAAGAATTTTAGATGCTTTGGAAGTTTCAGAATATGAAATGTTAGAAACTGAAAACGCAGGAATTAGAGTTTAA
- a CDS encoding NgoBV family restriction endonuclease: protein MAEKKKVTANEIYDLLLNEFKIKEQIGSVEIILGGISAKYNGKDAIGDLLQEWLGQWLKQKNFYFRQHPNTQEFPDFLLAEDNKSGYLEIKTFNASATPAFDIANFDSYNKSLLIKPERLDADYLIFGYKMVDSVLSVDNLWLMKVWEMAGNSGANPVNMQTKNGQPYNLRPIKWYAKTAKNKPFADKVTFLNAIAETLEKYSHSTGSYSENWLENVKKKYFENTGIKL, encoded by the coding sequence ATGGCAGAAAAGAAAAAGGTTACAGCAAATGAAATTTATGATTTGTTACTTAACGAATTTAAAATAAAAGAACAAATTGGAAGCGTTGAAATCATACTTGGCGGAATTTCTGCAAAATACAACGGCAAAGACGCAATTGGCGACTTATTACAAGAGTGGCTCGGACAATGGTTAAAGCAAAAGAATTTCTATTTTAGACAACATCCAAACACACAAGAATTTCCAGATTTTTTACTTGCAGAAGACAACAAAAGTGGATATTTAGAGATTAAAACTTTCAACGCAAGTGCCACACCTGCTTTTGATATTGCAAACTTCGATTCTTATAACAAATCTTTGCTTATCAAACCTGAAAGACTTGATGCTGATTATTTGATTTTTGGTTATAAAATGGTTGATTCTGTTTTGAGTGTGGACAATTTATGGCTTATGAAAGTCTGGGAAATGGCAGGTAATTCGGGAGCAAATCCTGTAAATATGCAAACCAAAAATGGTCAACCTTACAATTTAAGACCAATAAAATGGTATGCTAAAACTGCTAAAAATAAACCTTTTGCAGACAAAGTAACTTTTTTAAATGCAATTGCCGAAACACTTGAAAAATATTCACACAGCACAGGAAGTTACAGCGAAAATTGGTTAGAAAACGTAAAGAAAAAATATTTTGAAAACACAGGAATTAAACTCTAA
- a CDS encoding SMI1/KNR4 family protein — MDNQLDNIKNKLELLRQLDINLEVFGSEKHKYILNPTVPTDIVKQFEAKHKITLPREYVSFFTTLGNGGAGPFYGLEPFENAIFDDLDFKREDGLLNPSKPFLHTDAWNMEFEPTVSEDENEEEYDRQYEKFTDLYFDSEHTNGVLAICNYGCGITLNLVVNGQEYGNIWTDDRGNDGGIYPTIQLGEKAKISFLDWYELWLDNSISEIKSRLNSNTKQNIETNKPWWKIW; from the coding sequence ATGGACAACCAGTTAGACAACATAAAGAACAAACTTGAATTGTTACGACAATTGGACATTAATTTGGAGGTTTTTGGTTCTGAAAAACACAAGTACATTCTTAACCCAACTGTGCCGACAGACATAGTAAAACAGTTTGAAGCAAAACATAAAATTACTTTACCAAGAGAATATGTCTCATTTTTTACAACTCTTGGAAATGGCGGAGCAGGACCTTTTTACGGACTTGAACCTTTTGAAAATGCTATTTTTGACGACTTAGACTTTAAACGTGAGGACGGTTTGTTAAATCCCAGTAAACCTTTTTTACATACGGACGCTTGGAATATGGAATTTGAGCCAACGGTAAGTGAAGACGAAAATGAAGAAGAGTACGACAGACAATATGAAAAATTTACGGACTTGTACTTTGATAGCGAACATACAAATGGAGTTCTTGCAATTTGTAATTATGGCTGTGGCATAACATTAAATTTAGTAGTAAATGGACAAGAATATGGTAACATTTGGACAGATGATAGAGGAAATGATGGAGGAATTTACCCAACAATTCAACTTGGAGAAAAAGCAAAAATAAGCTTTTTAGATTGGTACGAGTTGTGGTTGGATAACTCAATTTCAGAAATTAAATCGAGACTAAATAGTAATACAAAACAAAATATAGAAACAAATAAACCTTGGTGGAAAATTTGGTAG
- a CDS encoding DUF4209 domain-containing protein: protein MSKTEFSLGSIETLEDFYKEYDKKAIELKKSYDLLEPLLQFKKKSTDEEVIQKLQWEIEASLFEFRGSRLFSFSSSNGNTIGEIQEYPDLNEYQKVAFNFLANRAMSSQSAYLRAKYNFLLWHSIVKKTNVYAKNASENYIEAINECLIKTKNEEDYSYLIGRIVENLLSIVSESKQNISESKLLIETLLKSDTLNFWAKHGIIDDMLKYPKLFKAQDFTLAIPIFNERIKISTNKLDDFSLINYHLPTAIKVAEKTKTDIKIWYEEVGKANLRLAEQETEDNRNWIKLDYYRAAIDAYRISGNKARKEQIEQSYFELKPNVKLDTFRIDFDEETIKKLKESQNEIKEFALSLLKVPPEIIFVNFANGKYYPKIEDVRKASKENKADFLDFAVTLQFDNNKNISRKFAKDEEKSKLLETYGMRIKETFLPFMHYFFVYGIKSGHLTTKTLLNYFINYTWIGKPHTKIDLGGKLETSNWIFQIAPSINEFFTQVLAWGESKYYSPNFILCIDSLTLKIEGLFRNFSERLNVSTSKGKRNGVQEALAHDIMNNETIRKYFNEEDILLFDYVFSNEGGLNLRNNIAHSFYSENEYHPDKMLLLLAVLFRLGKYNIEERR, encoded by the coding sequence ATGAGCAAAACAGAATTTAGTCTCGGCAGCATTGAAACATTAGAAGACTTTTATAAAGAGTATGATAAAAAAGCAATAGAACTCAAAAAAAGTTATGACCTTTTAGAGCCACTATTACAATTTAAAAAGAAATCGACAGACGAAGAAGTTATTCAAAAACTACAATGGGAAATAGAAGCCTCATTATTTGAATTTCGAGGAAGTAGACTTTTTTCCTTTTCGTCAAGTAATGGAAATACAATTGGAGAAATACAAGAATATCCCGACTTAAATGAATATCAAAAAGTTGCTTTTAACTTCCTTGCAAATAGGGCTATGTCTTCACAATCTGCATATTTAAGAGCAAAATATAATTTCTTACTTTGGCATAGCATTGTCAAAAAGACTAACGTTTATGCCAAGAATGCAAGCGAAAACTATATTGAGGCAATAAATGAATGTCTTATCAAAACGAAAAATGAAGAAGACTACTCATATTTAATTGGAAGAATAGTGGAGAATCTACTTTCTATTGTGTCTGAAAGCAAGCAAAACATTTCTGAATCAAAATTATTAATCGAAACATTGCTAAAATCTGATACTTTAAACTTTTGGGCTAAACACGGAATTATTGATGATATGTTGAAATATCCAAAATTGTTTAAAGCCCAAGACTTTACTCTTGCAATTCCAATATTTAATGAGCGGATAAAAATTTCAACAAATAAATTAGACGATTTTAGCCTTATAAATTACCATTTACCAACTGCAATTAAAGTAGCGGAAAAAACCAAAACTGACATTAAGATTTGGTATGAAGAAGTTGGAAAAGCAAATTTGCGACTTGCAGAACAAGAAACTGAAGACAATAGGAATTGGATAAAATTAGATTATTATAGAGCAGCAATTGATGCATATAGAATAAGTGGAAACAAAGCGAGAAAGGAACAAATCGAGCAATCATATTTTGAATTAAAACCCAATGTTAAACTTGACACATTTCGAATTGATTTTGATGAAGAAACAATCAAAAAACTTAAAGAAAGTCAAAATGAAATTAAAGAGTTCGCTTTATCATTATTGAAAGTTCCTCCAGAAATAATTTTTGTAAACTTTGCTAATGGAAAATACTATCCCAAAATTGAGGATGTGCGAAAAGCATCAAAAGAAAACAAGGCAGATTTTCTCGATTTTGCAGTTACTCTTCAATTCGACAACAATAAAAATATTTCTAGAAAATTTGCTAAAGATGAAGAAAAAAGCAAATTATTAGAAACCTATGGAATGAGAATTAAAGAAACATTTCTTCCATTTATGCATTATTTTTTTGTTTATGGGATTAAGTCAGGACACCTAACAACAAAAACTCTTTTGAACTACTTTATTAATTATACGTGGATTGGCAAACCACATACTAAAATTGACTTGGGAGGAAAATTAGAAACAAGTAATTGGATTTTTCAAATTGCACCTTCAATTAATGAGTTTTTTACACAAGTTTTAGCTTGGGGAGAAAGTAAATATTATTCACCAAATTTTATCTTGTGCATTGACAGTTTAACTTTAAAGATAGAAGGTCTATTTAGAAACTTTAGTGAACGACTTAATGTATCAACAAGCAAAGGGAAAAGAAATGGAGTTCAAGAAGCTTTGGCTCACGACATAATGAACAACGAAACAATAAGAAAGTATTTCAACGAAGAAGATATTCTTTTATTTGACTACGTTTTTTCAAATGAAGGTGGGTTAAATCTAAGAAACAATATTGCTCATAGTTTTTATAGCGAAAACGAATACCATCCTGACAAAATGCTATTATTACTTGCTGTGCTTTTTAGACTTGGAAAATACAATATTGAAGAACGAAGATAG
- a CDS encoding tyrosine-type recombinase/integrase, whose translation MKISKIIHKGQSRIKVDFPYNQHFTAIIKQIKDARWSQNLKAWHIPDEKNSFYKLKALFPEISFEQEQKLPNSDTKMVEGKILKVPENKQLEQSQTAMSTLDKTKIYVEVIGRKILVKMPKNDIDVKFILTLRYSKWEKEQCFWSIPNYPGNLEMIVNYFGNRLHDLKVHEEIENPIPNSKENVTFSKNEVLIFKTNTKRLKVIFGYIPELSKSLKSIPYHVWDVKNKWWTVPYTEQFLEEIKRQIKLLNLTLRYEEQEPQNDKVSRINPYELANYRYCPEEYSMKLTELRYSEKTIKLYTGLFEEFINYYPTFDIKTIDEPMIIKFLRYLVTERKISITYQNQSINAIKFYYEKVLGGQRKFYFIDRPKKEKALPSVLSTEEVKAILNATENIKHKAILMTIYSAGLRISEAISLKIKDIDSERMQIRIEQAKGKRDRYTLLSEKNLQVLRSYFKEYRPQIWLFEGLKLGEQYSTRSIQNIFHASVQKAGIIKDVSVHTLRHSFATHLLENGTDIRYIQSLLGHSSSKTTEIYTHITTKGFEQIKSPLDKLDI comes from the coding sequence ATGAAGATTTCTAAGATAATTCATAAAGGTCAATCTCGTATTAAAGTTGATTTCCCTTACAATCAACATTTTACCGCCATTATCAAGCAAATCAAGGATGCTCGCTGGAGTCAAAACCTAAAAGCTTGGCATATTCCTGATGAAAAAAATAGTTTTTATAAGCTAAAAGCCCTTTTCCCTGAAATCAGCTTTGAACAAGAGCAGAAACTACCTAATTCAGACACTAAAATGGTGGAGGGTAAAATTCTGAAAGTCCCTGAAAATAAACAGCTTGAACAAAGTCAAACTGCTATGTCCACTTTAGATAAGACAAAAATTTATGTGGAAGTCATCGGTAGAAAAATCTTGGTTAAAATGCCAAAAAACGACATTGATGTAAAGTTTATCTTGACGCTACGATATAGTAAATGGGAAAAAGAACAGTGTTTTTGGAGCATCCCCAACTACCCGGGAAATCTCGAAATGATAGTTAATTACTTCGGGAATCGACTCCATGACCTAAAAGTACATGAAGAGATAGAAAACCCAATTCCAAATAGTAAAGAGAATGTAACATTTTCTAAAAACGAAGTATTAATTTTTAAAACCAATACCAAACGCTTAAAGGTTATTTTTGGCTATATTCCCGAATTGTCAAAATCTTTAAAATCAATACCTTATCACGTATGGGACGTTAAAAATAAATGGTGGACAGTTCCATATACCGAACAGTTTTTGGAAGAAATTAAGCGACAAATTAAATTACTTAATTTGACACTTCGCTATGAAGAACAAGAACCACAAAACGATAAGGTAAGTCGAATAAACCCTTATGAATTAGCCAATTACCGCTATTGTCCAGAAGAATATTCTATGAAGTTAACGGAATTACGTTACAGTGAAAAAACGATTAAATTATATACAGGTTTATTTGAGGAGTTTATCAATTATTACCCCACTTTCGACATAAAAACGATTGATGAACCCATGATTATCAAGTTTTTGAGATACTTGGTAACCGAACGAAAAATATCCATTACCTATCAAAATCAGTCCATTAATGCCATTAAGTTCTACTACGAAAAGGTACTGGGTGGACAACGAAAGTTCTATTTCATCGACCGTCCCAAAAAAGAAAAAGCATTGCCATCGGTCTTGAGTACTGAAGAGGTAAAAGCTATTTTGAATGCCACCGAAAATATCAAACACAAAGCCATTTTAATGACCATTTATTCAGCAGGATTACGAATTAGCGAAGCTATAAGTCTAAAAATCAAAGATATAGATTCTGAAAGAATGCAAATTAGAATTGAACAAGCAAAGGGTAAAAGAGATAGATACACCCTTTTATCTGAGAAAAACCTTCAAGTTTTACGATCCTATTTCAAAGAATATCGTCCGCAGATTTGGCTTTTTGAGGGTCTAAAACTCGGAGAACAATATTCTACAAGGAGTATTCAAAATATTTTTCATGCCTCCGTACAAAAGGCAGGCATTATCAAAGACGTAAGTGTACATACGTTACGACATAGTTTTGCAACGCATTTACTTGAAAATGGGACTGATATACGGTATATACAAAGTCTTTTAGGGCATTCCAGTTCAAAGACCACAGAGATTTATACCCACATTACTACCAAAGGTTTTGAGCAGATAAAAAGTCCTTTAGATAAATTGGACATTTAG
- a CDS encoding single-stranded DNA-binding protein: MKGLNKVTLIGNIGKDPEIQILEGNIKVAKCSIATSESFKDSNGQNQHITDWHNVVLWRGLAELAEKYLQKGSLVYLEGKLKTRTYQDKDGQKRYFTEIIAESFLMLDKVSNEAH; the protein is encoded by the coding sequence ATGAAAGGACTAAATAAAGTTACACTAATCGGGAATATAGGTAAAGACCCCGAAATACAAATACTTGAAGGCAATATAAAAGTTGCCAAATGCTCTATTGCCACCTCAGAGTCCTTTAAAGATTCTAACGGACAAAACCAACATATTACCGACTGGCACAACGTTGTTTTATGGCGAGGCTTGGCAGAGCTAGCCGAAAAGTATCTACAAAAAGGCAGTTTAGTTTATTTGGAGGGTAAGCTCAAAACCAGAACTTACCAAGACAAAGACGGACAGAAACGCTATTTTACAGAAATAATTGCTGAGAGTTTTTTGATGCTTGATAAAGTAAGTAACGAAGCCCATTAA
- a CDS encoding DinB family protein, translating into MEAINKTELLSQLENYIERHLQEAIQTFQNLSEEILLQPSSSGGWSIAQCLDHLNSYGVYYLPLFEKGIAEHQDSSVPTFTSSLLGNLAIRSMNPATGKKKFKAQKGHIPPQALDAPKVVSEFINQQERLLLIVRKAQHKDLGKIKIPISIAKFLKLNLGDALHFLIIHNERHIQQANRNLK; encoded by the coding sequence ATGGAAGCTATCAATAAAACAGAATTGTTGTCGCAATTAGAAAACTATATAGAGCGTCATTTGCAAGAAGCTATTCAAACCTTTCAGAATTTGTCGGAAGAAATACTACTTCAACCTTCATCTAGTGGCGGTTGGAGCATAGCCCAGTGCCTCGACCACCTGAATTCTTATGGTGTGTATTATTTGCCATTGTTTGAAAAAGGTATTGCCGAGCATCAGGATAGCTCGGTGCCAACCTTTACAAGTTCGTTATTGGGTAATTTGGCCATTCGGTCGATGAACCCTGCTACAGGCAAGAAGAAATTTAAAGCCCAGAAAGGACATATTCCTCCACAAGCTTTGGATGCCCCAAAGGTGGTATCCGAATTTATTAATCAACAAGAACGCCTGCTACTGATAGTACGCAAAGCCCAACACAAAGACCTCGGAAAAATCAAAATCCCAATTTCAATCGCCAAATTTCTGAAATTGAACTTAGGCGATGCTTTACATTTTTTGATTATTCACAACGAACGACATATCCAACAGGCTAATCGGAACTTGAAATAA
- a CDS encoding Crp/Fnr family transcriptional regulator gives MFPEKQLLYQTIQAIYPLDEPTFEAFFATFKPYSAKRKQLLTVAGEVEKHLYFVVEGLQRMYYLDEQQREATLLFTYSSNFGGVLDSMMSQQPSRYYYETLTPSILLRASFSQIELLINTYPDIEILLRKGLTGAFSGILERLVELQCFSSEEKFRQLLKRSPHILQIVPHKYLANYIGIDASNFSKLLNSIKI, from the coding sequence ATGTTTCCAGAAAAGCAATTGTTATACCAAACCATACAGGCTATTTACCCCTTAGATGAGCCAACTTTTGAGGCTTTTTTTGCCACATTTAAGCCCTATTCTGCCAAAAGAAAACAGCTATTGACTGTAGCGGGGGAGGTCGAAAAACACCTGTATTTTGTTGTGGAGGGGTTACAACGAATGTATTATCTGGATGAACAACAGCGTGAGGCCACCTTGTTGTTTACGTATTCTTCTAATTTTGGCGGAGTCCTCGACTCAATGATGAGCCAACAGCCATCGCGATACTATTACGAAACCCTAACGCCCTCAATATTGTTACGAGCTAGTTTTTCGCAAATAGAATTACTCATCAATACCTACCCCGATATCGAGATTTTATTAAGAAAAGGTCTTACTGGAGCTTTTTCAGGAATTTTGGAAAGATTAGTAGAATTGCAATGTTTTTCTTCGGAAGAAAAATTTCGACAATTGTTAAAGCGTAGTCCTCATATTTTACAGATTGTTCCTCATAAATACTTGGCCAACTATATCGGAATAGATGCCAGTAATTTCAGCAAATTATTGAATAGTATCAAAATATAG
- a CDS encoding response regulator: protein MEKKRILIVEDEQKVANFIKKGLETQAFEADIANDGQTGVDLFSKEKFDLVILDLNLPDMSGLDVCSKIRTQNTQVPVLMLTALGGMADKLSGFEVGTDDYMVKPFDFMELLVRIKALLKRAAPTEELNETLKVADLELDLAQKLAFRDGKVIELTAKEYSLLEYLMRNRGRVISKVDIAENVWDINFDTGTNFIEVYINYLRNKIDKGFHTKLIHTVVGMGYVLKAK from the coding sequence ATGGAAAAGAAGAGAATTTTGATTGTCGAGGATGAACAAAAAGTAGCCAATTTTATCAAAAAAGGCCTTGAAACTCAGGCTTTTGAGGCCGATATTGCCAACGACGGACAAACGGGAGTTGATTTGTTTTCAAAAGAAAAATTTGATTTGGTTATTCTTGACTTAAATCTTCCAGATATGAGTGGCTTGGATGTCTGCTCAAAAATACGTACCCAAAATACCCAAGTACCTGTTTTGATGCTAACAGCCTTGGGGGGTATGGCCGACAAACTTTCGGGCTTTGAGGTTGGTACAGACGATTATATGGTAAAGCCTTTTGATTTTATGGAGCTATTGGTACGTATCAAGGCTCTTTTAAAACGTGCTGCCCCTACCGAAGAACTCAACGAAACACTCAAAGTGGCCGACCTAGAACTGGATTTAGCCCAAAAACTGGCTTTTAGAGACGGAAAGGTTATTGAACTTACCGCCAAGGAATACAGCCTATTGGAGTACCTCATGCGCAATAGGGGGCGTGTTATCTCGAAAGTAGATATTGCCGAAAATGTCTGGGATATTAATTTCGACACAGGCACCAACTTTATAGAGGTATATATCAATTATTTAAGAAATAAAATCGATAAGGGTTTTCATACCAAATTGATTCATACAGTTGTAGGCATGGGCTATGTTTTAAAGGCTAAATAA
- a CDS encoding HAMP domain-containing sensor histidine kinase codes for MTIRTKLTVLFTSIVFTLLLLFCTFLYLEEEYHRKEVFHNRLKQEGLTSAEALFGTEKISPKLLKLLDKNQMTVLDKEEIVIFSLNHQIIYESGSDFVDISPDKITAVQKNKELYWRMDNREIVGFLYDKGKEPLLVFSSAIDKYGFSKQQNLALMLISGCFITLLVVLLAGWFFAGRALKPITNIIKQIDNINASQMDLRVSEGNRTDEIAQLAQRFNQMLERLQKAFRIQKSFVAHASHELRTPLTAITGQIQVSLLANDSPEELKQMIQSVLEDVQQLNKLANGLLDIASMDTNQTPLKYTLVNITELVWQVRMELLEKKPQYQILVMLEQERDFMPEVYAHEPLLYTALINLIENGAKFSSNHTVSVKIACEPSAIKLLIHNEGKPIPPNEIQEIFDPFKRGSNARNTAGHGVGLSLTKRIVDLHKGDLTVVSSEKEGTLFTLSLSNKPILPKN; via the coding sequence ATGACAATCAGAACCAAACTTACTGTATTATTTACGAGCATTGTATTTACATTGCTCTTGCTTTTTTGTACTTTTTTGTACCTAGAAGAAGAATATCATCGCAAAGAGGTTTTTCATAATCGCCTCAAACAGGAGGGTTTAACTTCGGCCGAAGCCTTGTTTGGCACTGAAAAAATTAGCCCTAAGTTGTTGAAGCTTTTAGACAAAAACCAGATGACGGTATTGGACAAAGAGGAAATTGTTATTTTCAGCCTCAATCATCAAATTATTTATGAAAGTGGCTCTGATTTTGTCGATATTTCGCCCGATAAAATTACGGCTGTTCAGAAAAACAAGGAGCTATATTGGCGAATGGATAACCGTGAAATCGTTGGTTTTTTGTATGATAAAGGCAAAGAACCGCTCTTGGTTTTTTCGTCGGCTATTGATAAATATGGTTTTAGCAAACAGCAAAATCTAGCGTTGATGCTTATTTCGGGCTGTTTTATTACCTTGCTGGTAGTATTGCTTGCGGGTTGGTTTTTTGCAGGAAGAGCCTTAAAGCCTATTACCAATATTATCAAACAAATAGATAATATCAATGCCTCTCAAATGGATTTGCGAGTAAGTGAGGGCAATCGCACCGACGAAATTGCTCAGCTAGCTCAACGATTCAACCAAATGTTGGAAAGATTACAAAAGGCTTTTAGGATTCAAAAGTCATTTGTGGCACATGCTTCTCACGAACTACGTACGCCTCTTACGGCCATTACAGGACAGATTCAGGTATCGCTACTTGCCAACGATTCGCCCGAAGAATTAAAACAAATGATTCAGTCGGTTTTGGAAGATGTTCAGCAACTCAATAAGTTGGCCAATGGTCTGCTAGATATTGCGAGCATGGATACCAACCAAACACCTCTGAAATACACTTTAGTAAATATTACTGAGCTGGTGTGGCAAGTACGGATGGAGCTACTTGAGAAAAAACCACAGTACCAAATCCTCGTAATGCTTGAGCAAGAACGAGACTTTATGCCTGAGGTATATGCTCACGAACCTTTGCTATATACGGCATTGATAAATCTTATTGAAAATGGGGCAAAGTTTTCATCCAATCATACGGTTTCGGTAAAAATAGCCTGTGAGCCGTCGGCTATTAAGCTGTTGATCCATAATGAAGGCAAACCGATTCCTCCCAACGAAATCCAAGAAATATTTGACCCTTTCAAAAGAGGCTCGAATGCCCGAAATACAGCTGGGCATGGCGTTGGGCTTTCGTTGACCAAGCGTATCGTCGACCTTCATAAGGGCGATTTAACCGTAGTATCGTCAGAAAAAGAAGGTACTTTATTTACTTTATCGCTTAGTAATAAGCCTATTTTACCCAAAAACTAA